A region from the Alnus glutinosa chromosome 5, dhAlnGlut1.1, whole genome shotgun sequence genome encodes:
- the LOC133869509 gene encoding tyrosine-sulfated glycopeptide receptor 1-like produces MAATNYHLLLITLFLFGIFSMNHACNQIDRNSISSLAFNSTSSPPLNWSSIDCCRWEGISCDHKHQVTSIWLPSKGLSGSISPSLGNLTQLSHLNLSNNSLSGPLFPGLFSSLTQLKVLDLSYNHLFGDISGWPASLQIVDISSNHFSETIQSSFLQRAWRLTQLNVSNNGFIGPIPSFPCINSSLVNLLDFSHNHHSGQIPSGLGACSQLKVFRAGFNSLSGSLPDDIFNATVVEEISLPSNHLSGPISNDIVYLTKLTNLELYGNELSGKLPVNIGKLSKLKHLLLDENFLTGSLPQSLVNCTNLTKLTLRHNFLQGDISTFNFSSFHQLTIIDLAFNNLSGNLPVSLYSCKSLIAIRLARNRLEGQIQHEVLQLKFLSFLSLGQNRLTNITNAIKILMRCKTLSVVLLVGSFLHEAMPSDENTIGYDGFENLRVLSLEECQLTGQFPVWISKLKKLEYLNLRANRITGSIPISLSTLPSLIRIEVPDNLISGEFPKELCDLPALVSPRALVDKSHFDLPIFSGTNMQINLLSNIEPGIFVANNNLSGNIPIEIGRLKMLHSLNLSHNKFSGNIPAQLSELTNLEELDLSANRLSGEIPASLSSLHFLSRFSVANNNLHGEIPSGTQLQTFNASAYEGNLGLCGPPLPHGCAHIVSNNQDSDRPRIPWFPLTVVFGFITGFWGVCGPLIFSSKWRVAYFQFMDHLKNRCIIFFLKIAYWSH; encoded by the coding sequence ATGGCTGCAACCAATTATCATCTCCTCTTGATCACCTTGTTTCTCTTTGGTATTTTCTCCATGAATCATGCCTGCAACCAAATAGACCGCAACTCTATCTCGTCTTTAGCCTTCAACTCTACGTCTTCTCCTCCACTAAATTGGTCTTCCATTGATTGTTGCCGGTGGGAAGGCATTTCTTGTGATCATAAACACCAAGTCACCAGTATTTGGTTACCTTCTAAAGGCCTCAGTGGTAGTATATCTCCCTCTCTTGGAAACCTCACACAGCTCTCACACCTCAATCTCTCCAACAATTCTCTTTCGGGTCCTCTCTTTCCTGGATTGTTTTCGTCCTTGACTCAGCTCAAGGTCCTTGATTTGAGCTACAACCATCTATTTGGAGATATATCTGGCTGGCCTGCCTCCCTTCAAATTGTTGACATATCTAGCAATCACTTCAGCGAGACAATCCAATCTTCATTCCTTCAAAGAGCATGGAGGTTGACCCAACTCAATGTTAGCAACAATGGTTTCATAGGCCCTATTCCTTCCTTTCCTTGCATCAATTCTTCTTTGGTCAACCTCCTCGATTTCTCCCATAATCATCATAGTGGCCAAATTCCTAGTGGACTAGGGGCATGTTCCCAACTAAAGGTGTTTCGGGCAGGTTTTAACTCTCTCTCAGGTTCCCTTCCTGATGATATATTCAATGCAACAGTGGTAGAAGAAATCTCCTTACCTTCCAATCATCTTTCTGGACCCATCAGCAATGATATCGTGTACCTTACAAAACTCACCAACCTCGAGTTATATGGAAATGAATTGAGCGGCAAGCTCCCTGTGAATATCGGAAAGCTCTCCAAATTAAAGCATCTACTCCTTGATGAGAACTTCTTAACAGGTTCTTTGCCCCAATCTCTGGTGAATTGCACAAATCTCACAAAATTGACATTACGACACAATTTCCTTCAAGGAGACATCTCTACCTTTAACTTCTCCAGTTTTCATCAACTTACCATAATTGACCTAGCCTTTAATAACTTGTCTGGTAACTTGCCTGTAAGCCTTTACTCATGTAAATCCTTGATAGCAATTCGACTAGCCCGAAACCGATTAGAGGGACAAATCCAACATGAGGTGCTTCAATTAAAATTCTTATCTTTCCTTTCGCTTGGTCAAAATAGGCTAACCAATATCACAAACGCAATCAAGATTCTGATGCGTTGCAAGACACTTAGCGTAGTCTTACTTGTAGGGTCTTTTCTACACGAGGCAATGCCAAGTGATGAAAATACAATTGGTTATGATGGATTTGAAAATCTCCGAGTCTTGAGTCTTGAGGAGTGCCAACTGACAGGTCAGTTTCCTGTATGGATATCTAAGCTTAAGAAGTTAGAATATCTGAATCTCAGGGCCAATCGTATAACGGGTTCAATTCCTATTTCGTTGTCGACTCTTCCAAGCCTCATCCGCATAGAGGTACCTGATAACCTCATTTCAGGTGAATTCCCAAAGGAACTTTGTGATTTGCCAGCATTAGTGTCACCAAGGGCTCTAGTAGACAAGAGTCATTTCGATTTACCAATATTTTCTGGTACAAATATGCAAATCAATCTCCTCTCAAACATTGAACCGGGAATTTTTGTTGCAAACAACAATCTTAGTGGTAACATCCCAATTGAGATTGGTCGTTTGAAGATGCTTCATAGTCTGAATCTTAGTCATAACAAATTCTCAGGAAACATTCCAGCCCAACTATCTGAGCTCACAAACTTGGAAGAATTAGACCTCTCTGCAAATCGGTTGTCCGGCGAAATACCAGCATCACTAAGTAGTCTACATTTCTTGTCTCGATTTAGTGTTGCAAACAACAATCTCCATGGAGAAATACCATCGGGAACTCAACTTCAGACCTTTAATGCCTCTGCATATGAGGGAAACCTTGGACTTTGTGGCCCCCCACTTCCACATGGGTGTGCCCATATTGTTAGCAACAATCAGGACAGCGATAGGCCTAGAATCCCATGGTTTCCACTCACTGTAGTTTTTGGTTTTATTACAGGTTTTTGGGGAGTTTGTGGTCCATTAATTTTTAGCTCTAAGTGGAGGGTTGCATATTTCCAATTCATGGACCACCTAAAAAATAGGTGCataatctttttcttgaaaattgcTTATTGGTCGCATTAG